Genomic segment of Drosophila ananassae strain 14024-0371.13 chromosome 2L, ASM1763931v2, whole genome shotgun sequence:
TGGTCGAGGTACTCTAGGGGGGCAGGGAGGAGGCCGAGCCTTTTTGGGCCAGGAGGCAGGTAATAAACGACAAGAGGGCCGAGCGTGCTTCTGAGCCAAAAGCTGCGTAATAAATTGGCCGAGGGCCCCAAGGAGAAGGAAAGGAAATCGCCGCATCGCAGCTTCAAAGTGGCCGCTTTGCTGACCACCGCATCGTTCTTCCGCTTGTTTTAGCGCTCTTCCAGCTTTGgtcatcagcatcagcatgaACGGCTCTTCATCATCATTTCTTGGCCATCTTTATCTTGGCCATCGCTATCCTGGCCATGGTCCTCGTCATCGCCTTGGCCATTACTTGTTTGGCGAAGCGCTTTTCAATTTTACGCCTCGCTTTTGGCTTCATTCGGTTGCGCCTGAGTTCTTTGCCATTCTGTGTCAGTCTTGGCGCTTTGTGCCGCCCGGCCACCGCCTGTGCAAATACTTTCTGCAATACTGTCCTTGGCACATTTTTTATGCCGTTGTCGTTTTCACACCCCTACCCTACCCTACCCCCTCtccctgccactgccacagctactgatttccgtttccgctttaCGTTCGCCTAGTACaactttcatttcattttcttgtGCGCGTTGATTTTGTGTGCTACATTTTTTGCACTgcaattgcaactgcaactgctggCAGCGACCAGCAAATTGTCCCACCAACCGACTGACTGACAGCACCGCCCACCTACCCACACCCGCCGCCCAACACCCACCGCCTCTTCCTGTTTGTGACACAAATGTGACAGGCAAAAAGTGCACGCAGCGCCAAAGTGGATGAAGTGGAAAACTCGCCGGCGGCAAAGTCAGCACAAGCGTAGGCCCAGTTCCCAGTTCCCACTCTCACTGCCTACCGTCTCACTTTCTCTGAAGCGctgaaaacgaaaacaaaatgcaaagaaattaagCGCTGCACAAGTTGCAACAACGAATGCCCGCCCGCAAGCAATTTGCGCGCCGCACAACCAACAAAAGCGCGGCAGAACCTTTGCCAAGTGTTAACGGTTGCACCAGAACCAGAAACGACACAGAATGGTGTGTGCCTGGTTGTCCTTAAAGGATGCGGCCTGCATACCGCTTGACAggtgcaacagcaacactcGCACCATCTGGGCAGAAAAGCCCCGAAAATCGATGGCCGCCAAAAGTGGCGACAAAGTCAGTTCGCGGCGAAAGAACTCGAGAAAAGTCTGCGGCTGCTTTTGTTGTTAAACCGACAACTCTGTCGGCTTCCCGGGGCTTGCCGAAAACTTTTTCGCTTCATTTTTCATTACAGATATATTTTTGAGCTTGGTACTTCAACTGCAAACTTGGCCAAGTGGCTGCGACTGGGAGCTTTACCAACTGCCGTCAGAGAATCCTAAAACTGCAAATTAAGACAGTTGGCAGCTTAAATTAAACTAATCTGCAGAAGTTCAAGAGTCTGGCGAATGAATTCATTTCTCGATAGTGGGAAATAATTCAGAAAGCAAACCTAATGCCATCACACTTCGGGTGCCATACAAAAATTATCCGCAAGGACAACAGATAAACTCCGTTTGGGGGCCGAGAACGAAACGAAAtccaaatatttaacaatGTCAATTACGTGAGCGCACATTATAAATCCCAAATCTCACCTGTGCTGCTGGGACACAAAACTCGGCACaggaacagcaacaaaaaaccaaaaacaaggACACCAACACCGACAGACACACGCAATGCTGGTAAgttatttgtttaatttatgcgtcagataaaattttaatctCTTCGGAGCCGAAACGAGGAAACAGAATAAAGTTGCTCGGGCATGCcattgcaaaaataaaatgaaaaatccaaaataaaataaagtctCTATTTACACACTTTTCATGGGGTGTGTACGAGTGGGTGTGTGTTCTTCACCACCCACCAGACTCATCCGCCCTAGAGTATTCGACTGGGAAGCTATGGATTCACTTTTTACTTTTCCCATCTTACTCTCTACTTTTTACGCTTTACTTCATTCCAGAGCATCGCATCCTGGCCCAGGAGTAAAttctatttgaattttttttacatctCCCACTCGACCCACCCACTCACCGTCCACCCACCGATTTGCACCGTATATTCTCCGGGAATTAATTGACTCACCCCGGCCGACTTGTTGAGGAACTTGTTTCTCGCAAAGTTTTCCAGCAAGACACTTGTTTGACTTTCGGTTTTGCGtaaattgcgtatacgccgcgtATTTTTCGAAACCTTAACATGGACTTTTCTGGTTTCCGGATACGGGAAACTGGTTACCAGATACTCAATCCTGAATCCTGGATCCTTGGTGGTGCCCTTCTCGAGCTTATGCAAACAGCAgagttaaatattttcattagtCAAGTGGAAAGAATTATTTATGAAATGCGCTCGTCGGCCGGACGGATTTTGCTTTTGCTCCAGTTTCGTTCtgtttcgtttcgtttggttattgttttgttttgttttactttCTCGGTGGAATGTTTGCAAATTTATTCACGGGCTACAAGCCAGATTAgcaaaattaataaaagtcaGCTTATGctttttaattaagttttgCGGCAGGGCTTATGCAAAtaccataaataaatacaattgaCTTTTAAGTTGTGGAGCTAAGCAGCTTCCCGAATCGATTCGCCAAAGGACATAATTAAATTAGGAGCACACGCTCATTTCTAGGATGTGCTATTGTAGTGTTGCTGTACATTCCTCTTCATGTCCTTGAAGCCCAAAAGGATTTCCGCAACAAGCTCGCAAACGGAGAGCAAACACAAATGGTAATTGCCCCGACTCTAAAAATGTAGCCGCTAATCTGCACTAATTCCATTTACAATTAGCATTAGCGAGTTGTAAACGGAGCCAGAGACTTTAGCCCCAAAACTCTGCTACTCTGCTACTACTGCTTGCGGctaattttcatatttttgttcAAGTTTCTGCATAAACAAAACATCGCACCGCAGGTGGCAGTCCTGCGTTCAGCCTTCTACGTCCCACGTCCTTGGGGACTCGCTGCGGCTCTGATTCTGTGCAGCTAATTAAAATGCGCAACTCTTTGCCGGAAATGAGCATTTCGGCTAATGACAGCCAACGACTAGATTTGGAGCAGTCGCGGGCACTGAAATAAATCAGCCGGGATATTAGGGAAGTGGCGAACGAAAGGACTCGGTCTTGACCTAATTATGATTTACGATTCACCTCGCGCCGTTAATGACCAGGTTCTCGGTTTAACTATATTCGCTTTTGGGGTAATTCCGAGCGGACGAGTCGAATTGAATTAAGCACTTGTCTCGAGTGCGGCGGAACCAATAAATATGTCACTGGCACCTCCGCGACACCCGGCTATGTGGGAATAATCGCAGGTAAGCCCCAAGGCTTAAGGTCAACGGACAGCTTATCATAGTTCATGCTCAAGTACATGGAAAATGAACATTAATGCCGCGTTTATTGCCTTTAACCGCATTATAATAACTTTAAAGCGTGCCTTTTTTATGGCGAACGGAAGCCGGGCAATTTATTTGCGACCGAAGCAACAATGGCGGCTCCAGGAGGCCTTCCTGGGCCGCCCAACCGAACCGAGCCGAACTGAAAGCAACGAAACGAAATGCTGCCCAGAAAAGAAATGAGAAATGTGGCTCAGGCTATTAAATCCCTGACTAAATTAACTTTAAGGCGAGTCTGGAGGCTTCGAGTGGTTTGATTACATTAAGAGGCTGCTGCTGGCACCGCCGAAACTGGAGTACGCGCGTGATATAATGCGATCCTGGATGGCAGGACATTCAAGTTGATTAAAATCAAGCATCAAGTAAATAAATTTACGGCCAAAAAGACGTCGCTGGCCGGCGCCACTAACTGCCTGGAGATTAATTTAAATGAATGAATCTCTCCGTCAACTCTCACGGGTCGAACTCCAATCTGTTCCTTTCTGTCATTTTACACTGGAAAAAAACTCTCCGCCCCTCTATGATATTCTATTTTTATGATATTTAAAGTCCTTACTTACCTCCGAATATTTCGCTGAATGGAACGCGTTACGGCGCCCATGTCACAGGCTCCCTTGTCGCCGGGCTTGCGGTTTTCCAGCCGACTGCTGCAGGAACGCCCGTCCAGCGTGGCATAGATGGGTCGCCGTGGCATGGCAGTGTGGGCGGATCGCAGTGTGGGTATCTTGCTACGCTCTGCCCTTGGACTGGGCTCAAAACCAGAGTCCTGATCCTTGGTGGTGGCCAGTGCTCCCTGGCCGTCGCGGGTCTCCTGGGCATTTTTCCAATTGCTGCGCGTTTTGTTGCCGCTTCTCACTCGCTTCTTGAGGCGTCGTTTCCGGCCATTGGCCAGGCCCTCGGAAGTGTCTCCATCCACAGCTGATGCTCCTGCTCCAGGTCCTGCGTTGCCCACTCCATGTCGATTGCCGCTGCTAAGGAAACGACGCAAGGCGCTGTCGTGCTCCGGATCAATGCCATCGGCATCGTCCTCGTCGTACTCATCATCGTCGAACTCCTCGTACTCGTAGTCCATCTTCTCCAGCTCCGAAGCACTGGGCAGCTGGCTGGGGGCGTTCCCCTCGCCAACCACCTGAAAGACTTGATTTGTGTTCCGACCCGACGGGCGCTGGGAGACATCCGCATCCAATTCGCCCAGAGAGTCATCGCTCTTCAGCACTTGGAAGCTCGATTTTCGCTCAGTGGTATCCGGATCATTGGGGGCGCCAGCTCCTGGACCTGGCTTTGCAACTGGGTCATCGTCCGCCGAGTCGGAGGGCAGAAGTGTGAAGGAGCGCCTAGATTCCTGCTCCCGTTGAGGCGGCTCTTGGCTGGGCGGCGGAGGAGGGCGTGGCTGGTGTGCGGTTGGCGGTTTTTTAGGCTCTGCGGCGGGCGAAGGAGCTGGGTTAGGAGGGGCTAAAGGTGGGGGAGGGTTGAAGGCCGGAGTGGGGGTGGGGGTGTTGTTAGGAGTAGGCTTGGAATTCGCCTGCTCCATCTGTTCGCGATTTTTTCCAGCCGAGGCTGGTTTTGGAGGCTCCGTTTCTAACCCTCCGCCGACAGTGGCCTTATTCAGCTGTGGCTTCTCTGCGGCTGCCTGTGGCTTGGCAGCCTCCGCCTCAGGGGGCGGTGGTGGCTTGGCAGCAGGTATGATTGGGGCAGCCTCTGGGGTTTTGGGTTCACTGGATTCTTTAACATCTTTTTTAGGCACTGCTTCTGGTGTCATAGCGGGAGCTTCGTTTAGTTCTGAGTTTAACTGCTCCGCTGGTGGCTCCTCGACGGAACTCTTGGACTCACTGCTCAGGGCAGTGGCTGCTATTTTTATCACCTGCTCCACTTCTTTGGATACCTGCTTGGTCTCCTCCTCGCTCAGCTGCAACTTGGCTTCCTGATCCTGTTCCTTGTCTCTGGCTTGCTCCTTCTCAATCTCGTTCTCTGTCGCTTTTTCATCCACAGAGCCCAGTTCTTGTGAAGATTTGGATGTATTGCCCTCTGCATCGTGGTGAACATCCACCTGTGTGACCACGGACTGGGCCGCCGCCTCCTGCTCTTCATCTGTTAGCTCCACGGCATGAGATTCCTCCACTTGGAGGGTTTCAAGGACGCTGGCATTTTCCACCTTGCCGCTATCTGGCGGCGATTTAATAAAAGTTCCCTCCTTGGTGGGTGGCCTGCTGGCGGATGGAGGTCGTTCCTTCACATTTGACTGATTTGCCAAATCCCCATTGGCGGTTAAGGGTTTCCTGGCTGCCTTCTCCGGCGACGAGTGGGCACTCTGCCCATTCTTTCCCTCGTCGGCATCACTATCCGGACGGTCTTTCGACTTTCTGGAGGAAGTGGAGCGCTTGCGGGAAACCACCCGCTCTTTTTGCCTTTTGTGATAGCAACAGTTTTCGCACGAGTCCTCGccgtcgtcctcctcctcctcccactCAGTGGAGCTGGAGTATCTCTCCCTGGACTTGCGCCTCCGAATCTCAATGTTACTCTTGGAGCGACAGATCTCACTGCACCGCTCGTGCTTGGACTCCCCGCAGCTGCTGGTGCGCCTCCTCAGCTGGCGACGCTTGTGCCGCCGGCAGACATGCCGCAGACGCTGCTCCTTGCGGTAGGTCTGCTCCGAGCAGCTGCACTCCTCTTCCGGATCACCATTGGCATTGCCGTTGTCCGAATCGGATCGCTTGAGGTACACCACATACTTCTTGGAGCTGCGCAGATCGTGGAGCTCTTCCTTCTCCACATACTTTAAGGGTCTTACCAAGTCCGCGGCGTTGGTCTCGTGGAAAGGATTCCCCGTTCGCCGGCTGCTCAGCCGGACTT
This window contains:
- the LOC6499083 gene encoding uncharacterized protein LOC6499083 isoform X2, whose amino-acid sequence is MQKRPKTDAKRMTGPGLAPAKPPRLKAAAKKQLQFESPLPRRTRAQDPQKQSEKVIAMPDSGQDADTDAAAEAAVDVPETGLLSRPDSTPHSVAVAGPGQGTKKRLAEGCTSLMYACQRGDIVQVLAQIRAKPQLLRQRDRSHRNALHYCAAQDVEQSRDLVAAASIAIAAPELLESADEDGFTPLHLAVIQGNLAMVNLLLANKAEVNAVDNEGHSVVHWATVCGEVESLRAVLAAGASVAKPDANGGTPLHYAAQMCGATHDSKQQASSTASTKLSLEILGILLSHPQSSVDVQDKDGRQPLLWAASAGSAKAVIALVKAGARVESSDKDGLTALHCAGSRGHTECIDTLIGLCGAPTDLIDSNGCTALHYAVTLGHADATARLLDLEADPNRQDRKGRTPAHCGCSKGQFETLKLLKERGANLWLRNAKGDLPLHEAAASGRRELVEWLLSQRPKQVNTTSNDGRSLLHIAAANDYTDMCKLLLDYGADVNAVYRNSRGLVLTPLDGALQRGHRSTAKFLQANGGQPSNKVRLSSRRTGNPFHETNAADLVRPLKYVEKEELHDLRSSKKYVVYLKRSDSDNGNANGDPEEECSCSEQTYRKEQRLRHVCRRHKRRQLRRRTSSCGESKHERCSEICRSKSNIEIRRRKSRERYSSSTEWEEEEDDGEDSCENCCYHKRQKERVVSRKRSTSSRKSKDRPDSDADEGKNGQSAHSSPEKAARKPLTANGDLANQSNVKERPPSASRPPTKEGTFIKSPPDSGKVENASVLETLQVEESHAVELTDEEQEAAAQSVVTQVDVHHDAEGNTSKSSQELGSVDEKATENEIEKEQARDKEQDQEAKLQLSEEETKQVSKEVEQVIKIAATALSSESKSSVEEPPAEQLNSELNEAPAMTPEAVPKKDVKESSEPKTPEAAPIIPAAKPPPPPEAEAAKPQAAAEKPQLNKATVGGGLETEPPKPASAGKNREQMEQANSKPTPNNTPTPTPAFNPPPPLAPPNPAPSPAAEPKKPPTAHQPRPPPPPSQEPPQREQESRRSFTLLPSDSADDDPVAKPGPGAGAPNDPDTTERKSSFQVLKSDDSLGELDADVSQRPSGRNTNQVFQVVGEGNAPSQLPSASELEKMDYEYEEFDDDEYDEDDADGIDPEHDSALRRFLSSGNRHGVGNAGPGAGASAVDGDTSEGLANGRKRRLKKRVRSGNKTRSNWKNAQETRDGQGALATTKDQDSGFEPSPRAERSKIPTLRSAHTAMPRRPIYATLDGRSCSSRLENRKPGDKGACDMGAVTRSIQRNIRRYYMERKIFQHLLELKSLQIRSSKLNEAVLVKRAVEDYHKSCVLLGSETGTRLRRYNFTEYTFKNFELFLYETLKGLQRPGTNNFQNINEVYEEAERRLSPDYNAYEKALQCTTKTHRCLHAAHAYTGIPCAAYKSSNHRTNSLEKLSVNH
- the LOC6499083 gene encoding uncharacterized protein LOC6499083 isoform X4, with amino-acid sequence MVNLLLANKAEVNAVDNEGHSVVHWATVCGEVESLRAVLAAGASVAKPDANGGTPLHYAAQMCGATHDSKQQASSTASTKLSLEILGILLSHPQSSVDVQDKDGRQPLLWAASAGSAKAVIALVKAGARVESSDKDGLTALHCAGSRGHTECIDTLIGLCGAPTDLIDSNGCTALHYAVTLGHADATARLLDLEADPNRQDRKGRTPAHCGCSKGQFETLKLLKERGANLWLRNAKGDLPLHEAAASGRRELVEWLLSQRPKQVNTTSNDGRSLLHIAAANDYTDMCKLLLDYGADVNAVYRNSRGLVLTPLDGALQRGHRSTAKFLQANGGQPSNKVRLSSRRTGNPFHETNAADLVRPLKYVEKEELHDLRSSKKYVVYLKRSDSDNGNANGDPEEECSCSEQTYRKEQRLRHVCRRHKRRQLRRRTSSCGESKHERCSEICRSKSNIEIRRRKSRERYSSSTEWEEEEDDGEDSCENCCYHKRQKERVVSRKRSTSSRKSKDRPDSDADEGKNGQSAHSSPEKAARKPLTANGDLANQSNVKERPPSASRPPTKEGTFIKSPPDSGKVENASVLETLQVEESHAVELTDEEQEAAAQSVVTQVDVHHDAEGNTSKSSQELGSVDEKATENEIEKEQARDKEQDQEAKLQLSEEETKQVSKEVEQVIKIAATALSSESKSSVEEPPAEQLNSELNEAPAMTPEAVPKKDVKESSEPKTPEAAPIIPAAKPPPPPEAEAAKPQAAAEKPQLNKATVGGGLETEPPKPASAGKNREQMEQANSKPTPNNTPTPTPAFNPPPPLAPPNPAPSPAAEPKKPPTAHQPRPPPPPSQEPPQREQESRRSFTLLPSDSADDDPVAKPGPGAGAPNDPDTTERKSSFQVLKSDDSLGELDADVSQRPSGRNTNQVFQVVGEGNAPSQLPSASELEKMDYEYEEFDDDEYDEDDADGIDPEHDSALRRFLSSGNRHGVGNAGPGAGASAVDGDTSEGLANGRKRRLKKRVRSGNKTRSNWKNAQETRDGQGALATTKDQDSGFEPSPRAERSKIPTLRSAHTAMPRRPIYATLDGRSCSSRLENRKPGDKGACDMGAVTRSIQRNIRRYYMERKIFQHLLELKSLQIRSSKLNEAVLVKRAVEDYHKSCVLLGSETGTRLRRYNFTEYTFKNFELFLYETLKGLQRPGTNNFQNINEVYEEAERRLSPDYNAYEKALQCTTKTHRCLHAAHAYTGIPCAAYIPMMNHHTMPKFGFGPYKKTGSVSSFFLPKILTSGRASSGRVGGMGSAGGGGGGGNRCNHKVALELSHGKNKQLISLPAEKLDSNKRYYVTFTVKDSSGQGSAIESHRPAAFQRCGSAAGEPSGK
- the LOC6499083 gene encoding uncharacterized protein LOC6499083 isoform X3, which translates into the protein MFASPLEFDIVLRAKNANDNLPQLLRQRDRSHRNALHYCAAQDVEQSRDLVAAASIAIAAPELLESADEDGFTPLHLAVIQGNLAMVNLLLANKAEVNAVDNEGHSVVHWATVCGEVESLRAVLAAGASVAKPDANGGTPLHYAAQMCGATHDSKQQASSTASTKLSLEILGILLSHPQSSVDVQDKDGRQPLLWAASAGSAKAVIALVKAGARVESSDKDGLTALHCAGSRGHTECIDTLIGLCGAPTDLIDSNGCTALHYAVTLGHADATARLLDLEADPNRQDRKGRTPAHCGCSKGQFETLKLLKERGANLWLRNAKGDLPLHEAAASGRRELVEWLLSQRPKQVNTTSNDGRSLLHIAAANDYTDMCKLLLDYGADVNAVYRNSRGLVLTPLDGALQRGHRSTAKFLQANGGQPSNKVRLSSRRTGNPFHETNAADLVRPLKYVEKEELHDLRSSKKYVVYLKRSDSDNGNANGDPEEECSCSEQTYRKEQRLRHVCRRHKRRQLRRRTSSCGESKHERCSEICRSKSNIEIRRRKSRERYSSSTEWEEEEDDGEDSCENCCYHKRQKERVVSRKRSTSSRKSKDRPDSDADEGKNGQSAHSSPEKAARKPLTANGDLANQSNVKERPPSASRPPTKEGTFIKSPPDSGKVENASVLETLQVEESHAVELTDEEQEAAAQSVVTQVDVHHDAEGNTSKSSQELGSVDEKATENEIEKEQARDKEQDQEAKLQLSEEETKQVSKEVEQVIKIAATALSSESKSSVEEPPAEQLNSELNEAPAMTPEAVPKKDVKESSEPKTPEAAPIIPAAKPPPPPEAEAAKPQAAAEKPQLNKATVGGGLETEPPKPASAGKNREQMEQANSKPTPNNTPTPTPAFNPPPPLAPPNPAPSPAAEPKKPPTAHQPRPPPPPSQEPPQREQESRRSFTLLPSDSADDDPVAKPGPGAGAPNDPDTTERKSSFQVLKSDDSLGELDADVSQRPSGRNTNQVFQVVGEGNAPSQLPSASELEKMDYEYEEFDDDEYDEDDADGIDPEHDSALRRFLSSGNRHGVGNAGPGAGASAVDGDTSEGLANGRKRRLKKRVRSGNKTRSNWKNAQETRDGQGALATTKDQDSGFEPSPRAERSKIPTLRSAHTAMPRRPIYATLDGRSCSSRLENRKPGDKGACDMGAVTRSIQRNIRRYYMERKIFQHLLELKSLQIRSSKLNEAVLVKRAVEDYHKSCVLLGSETGTRLRRYNFTEYTFKNFELFLYETLKGLQRPGTNNFQNINEVYEEAERRLSPDYNAYEKALQCTTKTHRCLHAAHAYTGIPCAAYIPMMNHHTMPKFGFGPYKKTGSVSSFFLPKILTSGRASSGRVGGMGSAGGGGGGGNRCNHKVALELSHGKNKQLISLPAEKLDSNKRYYVTFTVKDSSGQGSAIESHRPAAFQRCGSAAGEPSGK